TATCAGCTCTGCTAATGCTGTGAGTTACATCCAAGGTGTTTTTGATCCTTCTTTGAATGTATATACTTATGAAAATGAAGCTTCTGCCTCTGATCTGGTTTGTGACTCTGATTCTTTTCAGTCAGACTACTGTTACATCAGAGGATCAGTTTATCTGCTTGGAGACCTCCTGAGGAAGCACATGTTATTCAAAATCAACTCTATCAGCTTCAATCGTACACAAGAGCTGACACAATTGTACAATAATGGAATCACAGAATGCATGCTAAAGAATGGTGATTCAATAATGAGGGTAAGGTCATCAGATGTCTGGTAATGGGCATACTAGCATTAGGCATAAGATACTTTATCAAACCTGCTAAATTGAAATATCTGTCCTTTATCTACAcaattttgtgtttaaaaatacttatttattatgaattcatattattttattcacaaGTTATGCTAGTGCCAATGTTGTAACATAAAATGCTGCACCCCTCCTTCCCTCCACAAACTGTTGACAGCATGTATCCTAATCAGTAATTAGAGTTCTTGAGACAGAAATGATTGGTTTGGTCATAAAAGTGATAACACTACCTTTGGTTTCCAGAAACCAAAAGTGTGCTCTGAGACAAAAGACCTAAGTCTTGCTGAAATACTAGAGACAGTACGGGAATTGTTCAAAGATGCAAAGGAATTCAGAGAAAAGTTTTCTGACCACCACAACTGCGCTGAGCTTTACAAGGAATGTGAAGAGGAGGATGAGGGAAAAGAGTATCCCCCTGAAGGTAAGCTAAACAAACACAGTTAAGCTAGTTATCTATGTTCACTTCTTTGCTACTTTTCAGCCTCACGTGCCTAGCCCTTTAACTTGCACACAAATGTTTCAGCTGTATGGATCCTGACACTTATTTTAATGTGAAAAGGAAAGCCTTTTCCTAGGCACAGATTacattctctcctttttctgtttagtaaaaaaaaaagagaccttACATTACTTAAGGTAATGTAAGGTAACATGTCTTGCTTTGTTGTGCCAACTCACCAGATGAGACTAACAGTTAACTAATCATATGGTGCTTTGATACTTAAGATGGTGCTTTATACAATAGGTACATCGAGTCTCTCCCTCTCTGAATCTTACAGGTCCCTCTCAGTGTGACTGCCCTTCCCCAAGTGAAAAGCCAGTATTCCAGCATAGCCCACACCCATCAAGTCTTGTCCTTCCTACTTTTGACACTACAGAGGAAATGAATTTAAGAACACTGAGCTCTTACCCATACAAGCCAACTGCTCCTTTGGGAACTGAGCCGAACACAGACACCACATCTTTAATCTCTACAGATTTGTCAACGGAATCTGTGTTTCAACACAAAAGGGAGTACCCTCAGGACACCACTATACTTCTGCCATCTCGTAGCAAAGGTCTACCACATGCTAGAACATCGATTTCTCCACCCCATGACATTTTTCTGCAGGTTACAATGGAGTCTCCAAAAGGTCCCACTATGCCTCTATTGGGGAGCATGCAAACTACAGGTACTAAAACAAGTAATTTCAAAGTCACCACAGACTCATTAGAGATCTCATATGCTAACACTGAACAGTTGCAGGCAAAAACAATTTCTTTGGACAACAGAAACCACCCAACCTTTGAGACAAATCATTTGTTCATTAACACTGACTTACATTTCCCCAATGAACTCCTACAGAGCCCAAGTACTTCTCCTTTACAGGACCAAAACCTCTTGCCAAAATTCAACAAGGATGCCTATGGTGCTTTTTCCTTTATCAGTGCTGCCACTAAAATGCGTCGATCTGTTGAAACATCAGAGAAGAAATTTAAAACCGTTTCTTCAGGTTATAGTCTTGAAGAGTTTAGTGCCAGCTTAGTTGActtgagtgatgctacagaatGGGGCAGCGCATCTGGCTCTCATTTCCATAAACCTCTGTTACATGGAAAAGAGACAAAGGGCAACGACTTGGGCTGGGCTGCTGCCACTCCTTCTTCTGCCTCAAGCATTTCACCCTCAAAGTCCATCAAAACTGGACAACTTGAGACAACAGTTACTCTGCCCTCCAAAACAATAGTAAATGAGGGACACTTCACTCAGCCCAATATTTTGCAAAGGGAGGAAAGCTTGGCAGCTCTCACATCTCAGAACAGAGAGAATCATGTTGCGAACCCCAGATCTGACTCTAACCTGCTCCCTATCATTGAAACAGAGCCCATAAATGATGAAAAAACTGAACACGGACTATGGGGCTTTTTCCTGCCTCTGATCTTTATCTTCGGTTTATTGAGTTCCGGTCTCCTATGCTATAGGAAATATCGGGTGAGTCATGGTTTTGTGGTACAGAAGTATAAATGTTCTTACTGTTCCTCTTACTGATTAGtgctaaaacttttttgttaCATACTGCTATCGTACAAAAGTTGTATTAAACACTTTTTGTGAAAAAAGGTGAAGCTGTGGTCAGCCTCTGTTTGTAAAGGTTGCGTACTAGTGAGGATGCATTAGTAAACATAAGGGTGTCCAGCATACAGATACCTCGCAAGTGAACAAGCAATATTGCCAACCAAAACTGCTTAGGATTCATTGAAACGAGAATCATTAAAGACACATTTTTTATAAGTAAACAAATTAAGTATGCCTGACCCTTAAAAAGCATAACAGGCATTTTTAGATTCAAATGAGGTTTAATTTAACCTGTTACTCTCCTTTTAAATGTCCATTTTTCATGTGTTCATGGAGGTAGCACGTAGCTGaataattttttctttctacagAGGAGGAGTCGGCTAAATGGAAACCAGCGTGATCCCGAGATTCCAGAAGAAAGGTAAGATCGGCTTACATTGCAATGTCATTATTCTTGTCTCCTCTACTTGTTTTTCCTTTGCTACTCTCTGTTCCCTTACTGCAGAATGCCATCAGTTCCAGGACCATATTTCTCATAATACAAGTTATTCACTTGCTTTGATTGCCATTTTTAATGAGAAGTATGGAGAAGGTAACTGGAGGCTTGATCTTCAATGAAAATCATCCTAATTTTAGCCACACTAGCCTAGTTCTTACCCATACCTTGGATACAAACAGTTTCTTTTAGCACATAGTCTTTTTGACTATGGGCTGCATGGGATTTAATTCCAACTCTTGCTGCAATGCTGTCTCCTATTTTATAGTCATACTTTTGCTACATTACTTATTTTTCTGAATTTTAAAACAGagctgtaacattttttttcacatgatttttttttataatttcaggGCCCTGCAAAGTAACTTCATGGAAATGAATGATGTGTAGATGGTGAGTACTTTAAATCTTGCTTTTTGCCGTTAAATGTTATACATCAGAAATGTTTcttgtgcaaatgggccaaaaataatttctgttCATGTTTGGGCCGttcattttcaggcaacaaatttacttccctgcccatttggatCAGCTGAAAACTTGGTGCCAACATTTACTCTCGCTCACTTTCTCAGtgtcactcactctaacatcctcattcttgttcactctcctTCTCTATAactgttttcctaccttctctgacgaCCATTTCTGCCCTCCGCATCCTCTATCTTTTCCCTGCGGAAGtgatcggcagagaaggtagagaaacattcagagagcatgagaagGAGAGTTAATGATTCagagaaaattcagagctttttgctttgttttcgtccAATTCATGGGGGCTTCGTTTTTGGGGCTTTATGCGAATTGCCAAATTTACTAAAATTTGGTAAATctgcaattcatacaaatttgtagggctgcaacaactaatcgataaaatcgataatcgataatgaaagcgttgacaacgattttcattatcgattagtcaaatcgatttttatcgattataaaaagagttttttttcagagcagatgctctgaaaaactcctctccttatataatcccacctcaaacagagatcggattataacactagaatccagatcccctgcaacactgcaggggacctggattcccctcactgtcagccggtgggtgtccgtgcaatgcgcacagacaacttccgcctctcccctccacttccgccggggctccTATGATGCAGCggcagcatcacatgatgtagaagccccagcggaagtgatgGGGAGTAACAGAGGctgtctatgcacatcgtgcagacccccaccggctaacagagaatcgaggtctcctgcagaggatcatcatgtcagctggtgggggtctgcacgatgtgcacagacagcctccgttactccccttcacttacgctgaggcttctatgaagctccagTGAACGTGCCtctcagcaacggaggttcacaaaacaccagggagtcgggacataggcagagtggtgtatgggaggagggagggggcagaggggtgtatgggagccaccgtcccatacacccctctgcctcctccacctcccatacaccactctgcctctctacccgactccctggtgtcttgtgaacctccgttgctgacaggaggcagagtggtgtgtgggaggggggaggaggcagagtggtgtatggggggtataatgaatttcagggaggcagagtggcatatctgggggagttagagtggtgaatcagggagtataatgaatttcagggtggtgcagggcatttatggggggtggagtggcatatcagggtgcacagtggcatataggtaggtataaggcataaatagGGGCgggtggcatattggaagttataaggcatatcagggggaacagtggcatatagggggtataagg
This sequence is a window from Spea bombifrons isolate aSpeBom1 chromosome 2, aSpeBom1.2.pri, whole genome shotgun sequence. Protein-coding genes within it:
- the LOC128472449 gene encoding uncharacterized protein LOC128472449 isoform X1 codes for the protein MAQSTATKGFLFLVFFQLVIGIQSVELNKCQQFVTDRHIKYLDDMIDNQMESLCTIKVKLLKRKHLSDYCYIRGSVYLLGDLLRKHMLFKINSISFNRTQELTQLYNNGITECMLKNGDSIMRKPKVCSETKDLSLAEILETVRELFKDAKEFREKFSDHHNCAELYKECEEEDEGKEYPPEGPSQCDCPSPSEKPVFQHSPHPSSLVLPTFDTTEEMNLRTLSSYPYKPTAPLGTEPNTDTTSLISTDLSTESVFQHKREYPQDTTILLPSRSKGLPHARTSISPPHDIFLQVTMESPKGPTMPLLGSMQTTGTKTSNFKVTTDSLEISYANTEQLQAKTISLDNRNHPTFETNHLFINTDLHFPNELLQSPSTSPLQDQNLLPKFNKDAYGAFSFISAATKMRRSVETSEKKFKTVSSGYSLEEFSASLVDLSDATEWGSASGSHFHKPLLHGKETKGNDLGWAAATPSSASSISPSKSIKTGQLETTVTLPSKTIVNEGHFTQPNILQREESLAALTSQNRENHVANPRSDSNLLPIIETEPINDEKTEHGLWGFFLPLIFIFGLLSSGLLCYRKYRRRSRLNGNQRDPEIPEERALQSNFMEMNDV
- the LOC128472449 gene encoding uncharacterized protein LOC128472449 isoform X2, whose amino-acid sequence is MAQSTATKGFLFLVFFQLVIGIQSVELNKCQQFVTDRHIKYLDDMIDNQMESLCTIKVKLLKRKHLSDYCYIRGSVYLLGDLLRKHMLFKINSISFNRTQELTQLYNNGITECMLKNGDSIMRKPKVCSETKDLSLAEILETVRELFKDAKEFREKFSDHHNCAELYKECEEEDEGKEYPPEGPSQCDCPSPSEKPVFQHSPHPSSLVLPTFDTTEEMNLRTLSSYPYKPTAPLGTEPNTDTTSLISTDLSTESVFQHKREYPQDTTILLPSRSKGLPHARTSISPPHDIFLQVTMESPKGPTMPLLGSMQTTGTKTKPINDEKTEHGLWGFFLPLIFIFGLLSSGLLCYRKYRRRSRLNGNQRDPEIPEERALQSNFMEMNDV
- the LOC128472449 gene encoding uncharacterized protein LOC128472449 isoform X3 gives rise to the protein MAQSTATKGFLFLVFFQLVIGIQSVELNKCQQFVTDRHIKYLDDMIDNQMESLCTIKVKLLKRKHLSDYCYIRGSVYLLGDLLRKHMLFKINSISFNRTQELTQLYNNGITECMLKNGDSIMRKPKVCSETKDLSLAEILETVRELFKDAKEFREKFSDHHNCAELYKECEEEDEGKEYPPEEPINDEKTEHGLWGFFLPLIFIFGLLSSGLLCYRKYRRRSRLNGNQRDPEIPEERALQSNFMEMNDV